CTCATATTTATGGGCTAGATCGTCAAGATCAGCTATCCGAGACACCTTCACTATCTCCTTGGCGAGCTTGGAATCAACTTTAACGCTACCCAAGGGAGTTACCCATTCACCACTCGGATAAACCGCTATCGGGGATCCAAGTCCAGTATGGTTCGGACCAAATATCACGAAAGTTTCTGGAATTCCATCTTCATATATTGCCTTATACGTTCTTGAGGCTGTATATCCTGAGAATATATAACCTGCATGAGGGGCAATTCCTGCAGTGATTTTCCTTTCACTTCCATGCTCTCCAAGGTCTTTGAAGAATTCCTTAAGCATTCCTATCAAAGCATCTCCTTCCGGATAAAATTGACCTGCTACAGCTGGATACCTCTTCATTCACTTCACCAAATATAACTACTAATACCCTCTAAAAATCCTTAGCCATCCCTGTTAAAATCAGAAGCGAAGATCCCCATAAGTCACCTCTCTCCTTGGCCTTCCAGTATGCAGCTAGAACAGTGGCCGATGTTTCTTCAACGAAAAATCCATGTTCCTTAAGCCAATGAGAAGCTGCAAGTGTCTCCTCTTCACCAACGCTTACACAGAATCCCCCACTCTCCTTCAAAGCTCTCCTCATCTCATTAATCCGCGGAGGATTTGGAATTGCTATCCCATCGGCAAGTCTGTTGATCCTCTTAGACCTTTCACATAGACTTTCAAATCCCTCGGCTTGTACCGCTATTAATGAGGGAACCTCTTCTATCTCTCCCATCTCGATTAACTCCTTAAATCCTTTCCAAAGACCTAAAAATGCCGTTCCACTACCAACTGGAACGAATACATGGGCAGGAATTCCAAGTTGCTCATAAACTTCAAAGGCAATTGTCTTCGTCCCCTCAATGAAGTAGGGATTCAGCCAATGTGAAACGTACGCTATATCATTCTCGTTGGCAAATCTAATTGCTTCTTCATGAACCATCATTCTATCCCCATCAACAAAATGTATCTTAACGTTAAGAGCACTCAAGCGAGATACCTTCTGAGGTTTCGAGTCGTAAGATATGAATACGTGAAGCTTTATTCCTTCTATCCTAGCGTAAGTTGCCATGCTTATCGCAGCATTTCCCGAGCTATCGAGTACTATCTCTCTAATTCCCTGTTCCTTAAGCTTTGCCATGGTTACGTAGGTACCCCTGTCCTTAAAAGAGCCGGTCGGTTGCAGATAATCCAACTTGAAATAGAGATCGGAGGAAGCATTAACAACTGGGGTTACGGCAGGAGTCAAGTAAGGGAGGTACTTGGGTGAAACCGGAAGATATTGCAGGTATCTTCTGATGTCAAAGAACCTTGAGTTAGGAGTAAAGGACTTGTAATTCCTCTTAACTAGTAATGTTCCCCCACAATCACATCTTAACCTAAACTCTTCATCATAGGTTTTGCCACATTTGATGCATACTAGCAAGAGGCCTCACCAGAAATAAAAAGAAAAAGGGATCACCTTCTAACTATCTTCATCTCAAATTCCTCAACAGGTATCTTGAAGTCTTCCCTGCTTGAGATTTCACCTCTGTTGTAGAGTATTTCCCTAGCAAGTATCCAGTATATCAATGCTAGAGCCTTCCTACCCTTATTGTTGGTTGGTATTGCTAGATCAACATAGCTTAGAAGATTCTCGGTATCAACTAATGCTACTATTGGGATTCCTATCTCAATTGCCTCCTTCATGGCTTGATGATCAGCCCTTGGGTCAGTTATTATTATAACATCGGGCTCAAAGAAGTTCTTTACGGCTGGATTTGTCATCGTCCCAGGGAGAAATCTTCCAGGTATTGCCTTTGCCCCAGTAACTTCTCCGAACTTCTTGACGGGCTTTTGACCGTACAATCTCACGCTCACCGCTAGTATGCTCTGTGGGTCAAATTTGGCAAGGAACTTTCCTGCAACTTTCAGTCTCTCATCAGTCTTTCTAACGTCGAGTACGTAGAGCCCATCCTGTCTAACCCTGTAGATGAACTTCTTCATATCCTTTGTCTTTTGTTGAGTTCCTATGTGCACTCCTGCAGCTAGATATTGCTCGAGGGGAACTAGATACTCATCAGCCACTTCAAACACCCCCTTCACTCCTCAAACGTTATTATTCTACCTCTTTCACCCAATTCTTCGGCGATCCTATTTAGCTCGTTTATCTTTTCAACGGAGTCCCTACTTATCAGCATGGCCGGGCATCTAAGGCCGAGGGCCAAATGAGGCAAAGTCTCATCGGCAGGTTCATACTTCGCCTCGGATAAAATTGGGGTTATTTTCTCAGCCTTCACATCATTCACGAAGTTGTACAGATCGGTGAGCGTTCCAAGGTTTATAGGTTTTATTGATAGTGCATTATAATACCTTCTGTCGAGGATGTTATTATTCCTAAACAGGTATTCCCCATCTATGAAAACCCCATGAGTACCAGCTATCAATTCAAGAAATAGTTCCGGAGGTCCAATTGGTTTTATGTAGGCTATGTTGTTATCTTCCACTATATTCAGAACCTCTTCAATGTCCATTTCCTTGAGCATTTTGATGCCTATTGCAACTTCAAGTCCAAGCTCAAGACTTACATCTTCAGAGGCCCTCGATAATTCCTCGAGAGTTGTTGACTTTGAACTCTCCATTATCTTGTTAACGGCATCCACTATGTCAGTAACTTCAAGGAGATCCTTGACGATTAGATAGTACTCAAACTCATTGTCCCTGGAAAACATTATTATTGGAACTGGAAGTTCCGTGGCAAAGGTACCTCCTATGTAAGAGTACAATGACATGTCTCTTGAGTTTGCTGCTGCTTTGGCTATTGCTACGGAAACCGCTAACGCTGTATTAGCACCTATGTGACTGAAGTTTTCTGTCCCGTCTATTTCCCAGAGATAGCTGTCTATTAACTCTTGATCGACTGCATCAAATCCTATAAGCTCGGGACCTATTATCTCGTCAACTTCACTCACTGCTCTTCTTGCATCGGCTATATGGAGAATTGGATCTTCCTCTATAGGGGAAGCGAATCTACCAAAACCTTCATCAGTTGCCACGTCAACCTCGACGGAGTACTTCCCACCCCTTAAAACAACCACCCTGCCTATAACATTCTGTATTACGCTCATTCTTCATCAGCTCGGCCTAATTACTGTGATTGGTATTACACCCCTTTCAAACTCCATTATTGCTGCATCGAGTGGAGTTATCCCCTCGGGAACGTCTATCAGGATTGGAGCCCCCATTGCTATCTGAAGGGCCCTTGCACCGATAATTCTAGCTTTCTCAAACCTCGTATACTTGAACACCCGGCACCACCTCAAATGTTTTGGTGGGGCCGCCGGGATTTGAACCCGGGTCTCCGGCGCCCCAGGCCGGGAGGATAGCCAAGCTACCCCACGGCCCCGCCAAACAAAGAAAGGATGGTTTTAGTAAACTCTGTAGTGCATTATCTCATCAATTAGTTCAACATGGCTAAGGAGCATCCTTCTACAGCAATATCTTTCTAAGCCAAGGTCGTCCAACACTTTTTCTGGATCCTCGCCAGCTTCAACCCTTCTCTTGAACTCGTAATATTTATCTCCAATAACTTTACCGCAAGTGAAACATCTCACGGGAATTATCAAGGGCTAGTCACCTCACTAACCTTCGATAATAAAAAGTTTTTAAAATTAACGCCAAGTTCAACGATAACTCTTCTGTCTCTTTGCTCTTGGACCCTTTGTTGATCTGTTAGGCTTGTGTGGCTCTGTCCTTCTTGGATCTCCAACTAGCATTGTCCTATCATACTTCATGAACTTCTCCTTGAGCTTCATATCCCCAGTCCACTCAACCAAAGCCCTTGCTATGGCTATCCTAGCGGCTTCAGCTTGACCCATGAAACCTCCACCTTGAACCTTAACATCAATGTCAACGCTGTTCCATATCTCTTCTCCAGCTAGAATCAAGGGCTCGAGAATCGTGAATCTTGCTATTTCAGGCTCAATTATCTCAACTGGCTTTCCGTTTATCCTTACTCTACCTTTACCCTCTCTAATAACTGCCCTCGCGATTGCGGTCTTTCTTTTTCCAGTAGTCTGAATGATCCTCATTCACATCACCTCAAAACTTTCCTCCCAGAAACTTGGCAACCTCTCCAACTGTAACATACTTAGGCCTTGAAAGCCTTGAAACATGAGCTTCCACTATTGTCTCAAGTGGCTTTCCTTGAAACTCTTTCGGAATGCCCACGTAAACCTTAAGTCTCTTGAAGGCCTTCCTTCCCCTGTCAGTTTTCCATGGAAGCATTCCCCTTATAGTCCTCCTGACTATCTCATCACTCCTCTTTGGGTAAAATGGACCCCTTCTAGGATTTGTTAGGGTTCTAAGCTCAGTCCTCTGCTTATACTTGCTGAATATATCTTCCCTATTCCCAGTAATCACGGCCTTCTCGGCATTCACTATCACGACTTCCTCTCCCTCGAGGAGCATCTTTGCAACCTTTG
The window above is part of the Pyrococcus sp. NA2 genome. Proteins encoded here:
- a CDS encoding pyridoxal-phosphate dependent enzyme, translated to MLVCIKCGKTYDEEFRLRCDCGGTLLVKRNYKSFTPNSRFFDIRRYLQYLPVSPKYLPYLTPAVTPVVNASSDLYFKLDYLQPTGSFKDRGTYVTMAKLKEQGIREIVLDSSGNAAISMATYARIEGIKLHVFISYDSKPQKVSRLSALNVKIHFVDGDRMMVHEEAIRFANENDIAYVSHWLNPYFIEGTKTIAFEVYEQLGIPAHVFVPVGSGTAFLGLWKGFKELIEMGEIEEVPSLIAVQAEGFESLCERSKRINRLADGIAIPNPPRINEMRRALKESGGFCVSVGEEETLAASHWLKEHGFFVEETSATVLAAYWKAKERGDLWGSSLLILTGMAKDF
- the rpsB gene encoding 30S ribosomal protein S2, with protein sequence MADEYLVPLEQYLAAGVHIGTQQKTKDMKKFIYRVRQDGLYVLDVRKTDERLKVAGKFLAKFDPQSILAVSVRLYGQKPVKKFGEVTGAKAIPGRFLPGTMTNPAVKNFFEPDVIIITDPRADHQAMKEAIEIGIPIVALVDTENLLSYVDLAIPTNNKGRKALALIYWILAREILYNRGEISSREDFKIPVEEFEMKIVRR
- a CDS encoding DNA-directed RNA polymerase subunit K codes for the protein MFKYTRFEKARIIGARALQIAMGAPILIDVPEGITPLDAAIMEFERGVIPITVIRPS
- a CDS encoding DNA-directed RNA polymerase subunit N; translated protein: MIIPVRCFTCGKVIGDKYYEFKRRVEAGEDPEKVLDDLGLERYCCRRMLLSHVELIDEIMHYRVY
- a CDS encoding 30S ribosomal protein S9, whose product is MRIIQTTGKRKTAIARAVIREGKGRVRINGKPVEIIEPEIARFTILEPLILAGEEIWNSVDIDVKVQGGGFMGQAEAARIAIARALVEWTGDMKLKEKFMKYDRTMLVGDPRRTEPHKPNRSTKGPRAKRQKSYR
- the rplM gene encoding 50S ribosomal protein L13, giving the protein MRIINAEGLILGRLASKVAKMLLEGEEVVIVNAEKAVITGNREDIFSKYKQRTELRTLTNPRRGPFYPKRSDEIVRRTIRGMLPWKTDRGRKAFKRLKVYVGIPKEFQGKPLETIVEAHVSRLSRPKYVTVGEVAKFLGGKF